From a region of the Spirochaetaceae bacterium genome:
- the rplJ gene encoding 50S ribosomal protein L10, whose translation MEKKIKVYKANEVELVKNELAGSGDVFFTEYRGLTVPQITSLRKSLRSEGASYKVSKNNLAKIAFKEAGKPAGDDFFKGPTAIVYTKGESGPVAKILVNFAKENDKLVIKGGLVDNELYDAAKITAYGNLPSRLEMLAMVASTVNGVASKLVRTLQAVVDKKQAEG comes from the coding sequence ATGGAAAAAAAGATAAAGGTCTATAAAGCTAACGAGGTTGAGTTAGTTAAAAACGAATTAGCCGGTTCAGGCGATGTTTTTTTTACCGAATATCGCGGCTTAACGGTGCCGCAAATTACTTCTTTAAGAAAAAGCTTGCGCAGTGAAGGGGCCAGCTATAAGGTTTCTAAAAATAATTTAGCTAAAATTGCTTTTAAAGAAGCCGGTAAACCGGCCGGTGATGATTTTTTTAAAGGTCCTACCGCTATTGTTTACACCAAAGGTGAAAGCGGGCCGGTAGCTAAAATTTTAGTTAACTTTGCCAAAGAAAATGACAAATTAGTTATTAAAGGTGGCCTTGTTGATAATGAGCTTTATGATGCCGCTAAAATTACCGCCTACGGTAACTTGCCAAGCAGGTTAGAAATGCTGGCTATGGTTGCCAGTACCGTTAATGGGGTGGCTAGCAAACTGGTGCGTACTTTACAGGC